Proteins from one Chroicocephalus ridibundus chromosome 16, bChrRid1.1, whole genome shotgun sequence genomic window:
- the AURKAIP1 gene encoding small ribosomal subunit protein mS38 — protein sequence MLISQVTSQLLKASRIAGRLLPRSVSSFLCCHSTSAHYSTQPSNKSGAQPHQWYALDPELEEMLIPRKLSISPLESWLTVRYSLPKAEVLNAQEEVGYEPLQQYDCPPSDEGADVEEGEGVLNNKFQCKNVLKIRRRKMNRHKFKKLLKRRKFVRRRIKEGRKKKRQVKFEKDLERIWKRAGLKNPPAGWQTPKIFLKSSKR from the exons ATGTTAATATCACAGGTGACTTCCCAGTTACTGAAGGCTTCACGAATTGCAG GCCGCCTTTTGCCAAGGTCAGTGTCTTCGTTTCTTTGCTGTCACTCTACATCTGCGCACTATAGCACACAGCCATCGAACAAGAGTGGAGCCCAGCCTCACCAGTGGTATGCTCTGGACCCTGAACTGGAAGAGATGCTGATCCCCAGAAAGCTTTCCATCAGCCCCTTAGAAAGCTGGCTGACAGTTAGGTACTCCCTTCCTAAAGCAGAAGTCCTTAATGCTCAGGAAGAAGTGGGCTATGAACCTCTCCAGCAATATGACTGTCCCCCGTCTGATGAGGGAGCTGatgtggaggaaggagaaggagtgCTTAACAACAAGTTTCAGTGTAAGAACGTTTTGAAGATTCGCAGAAGGAAAATGAATCGTCACAAGTTCAAAAAGCTGCTAAAGCGAAGAAAGTTTGTACGGAGGAGGATAAAAGAAGGCCGCAAGAAGAAACGTCAG GTGAAATTTGAGAAAGATTTGGAGCGCATCTGGAAAAGAGCTGGTTTGAAAAATCCTCCTGCAGGATGGCAAACGCCCAAGATATTTCTGAAAAGTTCAAAGCGATAA
- the LOC134524298 gene encoding C-signal-like isoform X1, whose amino-acid sequence MAQPRCRSVLITGCSRGIGLGLVRGLAAANPSPDFVFATCRYPEKAQELQQLSKQYSNIKLLQLDVVCENSIKKVVKEVEEIVGDKGLNCLINNAGINVLASLEEVTAETMLTIYETNTVAQLMVTKAFLPLLRKAAQLSTGMGCHRAAIINMSSLAASMQLVQANEMFLKVYPYRIAKTALNMITRCLAADLKSDGILCISLHPGWLQTDMGGNMAPMQVQEAIPGILSVLDRLGEKENGSFLDWQGETLPW is encoded by the exons ATGGCCCAGCCGCGCTGCCGCTCCGTGCTCATCACCGGCTGCAGCCGGGGCATcgggctggggctggtgcggGGGCTCGCAGCCGCCAACCCCTCCCCGGATTTCGTCTTTGCGACCTGCCGATACCCCGAGAAGGCGCAG GAACTCCAGCAGCTTAGCAAGCAATACAGCAATATCAAGCTCCTCCAACTGG ATGTGGTCTGTGAAAACAGCATCAAGAAAGTAGTCAAGGAAGTGGAAGAAATTGTGGGAGACAAAGGTCTGAACTGCCTCATCAACAATGCTGGCATCAATGTGCTTGCTTCCTTGGAAGAAGTCACAGCAGAGACAATGCTCACCATTTATGAAACCAATACAGTTGCCCAGCTGATGGTCACCAAG GCGTTTCTACCCCTTCTGAGGAAGGCAGCCCAGCTGAGCACAGGAATGGGCTGCCATAGAGCTGCTATTATCAATATGTCTTCTCTTGCTGCCTCCATGCAACTCGTCCAGGCAAATGAGATGTTCCTCAAGGTCTACCCCTACAGGATAGCAAAG ACTGCACTGAACATGATCACCAGGTGTCTTGCTGCAGACTTGAAATCAGATGgaattctctgcatttctttgcaCCCAGGCTGGCTTCAGACAGACATGGGTGGAAACATG GCTCCCATGCAGGTGCAAGAGGCTATCCCAGGAATTCTCTCCGTTCTGGACCGTCttggtgaaaaagaaaatggttccTTCCTGGACTGGCAAGGGGAAACTCTGCCGTGGTAG
- the LOC134524298 gene encoding C-signal-like isoform X2: MELQQLSKQYSNIKLLQLDVVCENSIKKVVKEVEEIVGDKGLNCLINNAGINVLASLEEVTAETMLTIYETNTVAQLMVTKAFLPLLRKAAQLSTGMGCHRAAIINMSSLAASMQLVQANEMFLKVYPYRIAKTALNMITRCLAADLKSDGILCISLHPGWLQTDMGGNMAPMQVQEAIPGILSVLDRLGEKENGSFLDWQGETLPW; encoded by the exons ATG GAACTCCAGCAGCTTAGCAAGCAATACAGCAATATCAAGCTCCTCCAACTGG ATGTGGTCTGTGAAAACAGCATCAAGAAAGTAGTCAAGGAAGTGGAAGAAATTGTGGGAGACAAAGGTCTGAACTGCCTCATCAACAATGCTGGCATCAATGTGCTTGCTTCCTTGGAAGAAGTCACAGCAGAGACAATGCTCACCATTTATGAAACCAATACAGTTGCCCAGCTGATGGTCACCAAG GCGTTTCTACCCCTTCTGAGGAAGGCAGCCCAGCTGAGCACAGGAATGGGCTGCCATAGAGCTGCTATTATCAATATGTCTTCTCTTGCTGCCTCCATGCAACTCGTCCAGGCAAATGAGATGTTCCTCAAGGTCTACCCCTACAGGATAGCAAAG ACTGCACTGAACATGATCACCAGGTGTCTTGCTGCAGACTTGAAATCAGATGgaattctctgcatttctttgcaCCCAGGCTGGCTTCAGACAGACATGGGTGGAAACATG GCTCCCATGCAGGTGCAAGAGGCTATCCCAGGAATTCTCTCCGTTCTGGACCGTCttggtgaaaaagaaaatggttccTTCCTGGACTGGCAAGGGGAAACTCTGCCGTGGTAG